The proteins below come from a single Salvelinus alpinus chromosome 18, SLU_Salpinus.1, whole genome shotgun sequence genomic window:
- the btc gene encoding probetacellulin — protein sequence MAKAYKLYVGIATVLALCKCSLAEWNATEEPANKTVSRHHQGNTNNFTDSIETATQAKWSGHFTKCPKEFRNYCIHGSCRFVKEHDTPSCRCEKGYIGSRCEYVDLAWRIGDQRQIIIACVIAALVFLILLIIFICICAHRHKLCRRKRRRKEETRNGTEKLNMIRMNTNGTHEASSDSVETSDINAI from the exons ATGGCAAAGGCATACAAACTGTATGTCGGAATAGCCACAG TTTTGGCCCTATGCAAATGCTCTCTGGCTGAATGGAATGCAACTGAGGAGCCGGCCAACAAGACTGTGTCCCGCCATCACCAAGGCAACACAAACAACTTCACAG ACTCGATAGAAACTGCAACTCAAGCCAAATGGAGCGGCCATTTCACCAAATGTCCAAAGGAGTTCAGGAATTACTGTATCCATGGGTCGTGCCGCTTTGTGAAGGAACATGACACTCCTTCATGCAG ATGTGAAAAAGGGTACATTGGGTCCAGGTGTGAGTATGTTGATTTGGCCTGGCGTATAGGAGACCAGAGGCAGATCATCATAGCCTGTGTGATAGCAGCGTTGGTCTTCCTCATACTGCTCATCATATTCATCTGCATCTGTGCACA TCGACATAAACTTTGCCGGCggaagaggagaagaaaagaggagACGAGGAATGGAACAGAGAAGCTCAATATGATTAGGATGAACACAAATGGAACGCATGAAGCTTCATCAGATTCAGTCGAAACCTCAGACATCAATGCAATATGA
- the hpse gene encoding heparanase isoform X1, translating into MSGISILACVMIYILSYGYYVVASVESAKDEWNFESVNLNVDLSRVLKKVNGRFLSVAIDASLVAEEKFMYLLTSPKLRTLAKALTPAFLRFGGTRQDFMTFNPTFLHSNENHKNSVFDADDICERLELPPLLEKRLKQEWTLQEALLDKEDLQRKYRSVKFTECAVDLLYSFTNCSGLDLIFGLNELLRTSGNSWDSSNARTLLQYCESKQYSMSWELGNEPNSYEKKAGIRVDGYQLGQDFVQLRKILQESKLYHNTGLYGPDISQPRDHRRDLLEGFLESGAEAIDACTWHHYYVNGRDTSLEDFLDPEVLNTLALKTHEVMETIELTSPGKKVWLGETSSAYGGGAKGLSDTFVAGFMWLDKLGLGAKLGLDVLIRQVLIGSGTYHLVDENLDPLPDYWLSVLYKRLVGPEVLSIEAFSILGKTKRVRVYLHCTNKKSTSYKSGAVTLFALNLSKGPARISVPVTISNSTAEAFVLQSEQPGEEGLYSKSVKLNGEVLKMVDDRTLPSLQGTPLPAGEHLRLPGYSFAFYVLSEAQALACR; encoded by the exons ATGTCAGGCATATCAATCTTGGCATGTGTGATGATATATATTCTTTCTTATGGATATTATGTGGTAGCAAGTGTCGAGTCTGCGAAGGATGAGTGGAATTTTGAGTCTGTAAATCTGAATGTGGACCTCTCTCGAGTACTCAAGAAAGTGAATGGACGTTTTTTGTCTGTTGCCATAGACGCGAGTCTAGTCGCTGAAGAGAAGTTCATGTACCTTTTAAC GTCTCCAAAGCTGAGGACATTGGCAAAAGCTTTGACCCCAGCATTTCTGAGATTTGGAGGGACAAGACAAGATTTCATGACCTTCAACCCAACATTTTTACATTCAAACGAGAATCACAAAAACTCTGTGTTTGATGCAG ATGACATATGTGAAAGGCTGGAGCTGCCTCCACTACTGGAAAAGAGGCTGAAGCAGGAATGGACTCTACAGGAAGCACTTCTCGACAAGGAGGACTTGCAGAGGAAGTATAGGAGTGTAAAGTTCACAG AGTGTGCAGTGGATCTGCTCTACTCTTTTACAAACTGCTCTGGATTAGACCTCATCTTTGGGCTCAACGAGCTGCTCAGGACCTCTGGGAACTCCTGGGACAGCAGCAATGCCAGGACCCTCCTACAGTACTGTGAATCTAAACAGTACAGCATGTCCTGGGAGCTGGGCAATG AGCCCAACAGCTATGAGAAGAAGGCAGGGATCAGGGTGGATGGATATCAGCTCGGCCAAGATTTTGTTCAACTCCGCAAGATTCTGCAGGAATCCAAACTTTACCATAACACTGGACTCTATGGACCAGACATTAGCCAGCCCCGGGACCACCGGAGAGACTTACTGGAGGG GTTCTTGGAGAGTGGGGCAGAAGCAATTGATGCATGCACCTGGCACCA TTATTATGTCAATGGAAGAGACACGTCTCTAGAAGATTTCCTAGACCCTGAGGTGCTAAACACGTTGGCCTTAAAAACACATGAAGTCATGGAG ACCATTGAGCTGACCTCCCCTGGGAAGAAGGTGTGGCTTGGAGAGACTAGTTCCGCCTATGGAGGCGGGGCTAAGGGCCTGTCTGACACATTTGTCGCTGGATTCAT GTGGCTGGATAAACTGGGCCTAGGTGCGAAGCTTGGATTGGATGTTCTCATCAGACAGGTTTTGATTGGATCTGGGACTTACCACCTGGTAGATGAGAACCTGGATCCACTTCCT GATTACTGGCTATCAGTTCTGTACAAGAGGCTTGTTGGACCAGAGGTGCTGAGTATAGAAGCCTTTTCCATTTTGGGAAAGACGAAAAGAGTACGGGTCTACCTGCACTGCACTAACAAGAAAAG CACAAGCTACAAAAGTGGAGCAGTCACATTGTTTGCTCTGAACCTGAGTAAGGGCCCTGCGAGGATCTCTGTGCCTGTTACAATCTCTAACAGTACTGCCGAGGCCTTCGTTCTACAGTCTGAACAGCCTGGCGAGGAGGGACTCTACTCCAA GTCTGTGAAACTCAACGGAGAGGTGTTGAAGATGGTGGATGACCGAACTCTTCCATCGCTCCAGGGAACTCCTCTTCCTGCAGGAGAACATCTCAGACTCCCTGGTTATTCCTTTGCCTTCTATGTCCTCAGCGAGGCCCAGGCGCTGGCCTGCCGATGA
- the hpse gene encoding heparanase isoform X2: MSGISILACVMIYILSYGYYVVASVESAKDEWNFESVNLNVDLSRVLKKVNGRFLSVAIDASLVAEEKFMYLLTSPKLRTLAKALTPAFLRFGGTRQDFMTFNPTFLHSNENHKNSVFDADDICERLELPPLLEKRLKQEWTLQEALLDKEDLQRKYRSVKFTECAVDLLYSFTNCSGLDLIFGLNELLRTSGNSWDSSNARTLLQYCESKQYSMSWELGNEPNSYEKKAGIRVDGYQLGQDFVQLRKILQESKLYHNTGLYGPDISQPRDHRRDLLEGYYVNGRDTSLEDFLDPEVLNTLALKTHEVMETIELTSPGKKVWLGETSSAYGGGAKGLSDTFVAGFMWLDKLGLGAKLGLDVLIRQVLIGSGTYHLVDENLDPLPDYWLSVLYKRLVGPEVLSIEAFSILGKTKRVRVYLHCTNKKSTSYKSGAVTLFALNLSKGPARISVPVTISNSTAEAFVLQSEQPGEEGLYSKSVKLNGEVLKMVDDRTLPSLQGTPLPAGEHLRLPGYSFAFYVLSEAQALACR; the protein is encoded by the exons ATGTCAGGCATATCAATCTTGGCATGTGTGATGATATATATTCTTTCTTATGGATATTATGTGGTAGCAAGTGTCGAGTCTGCGAAGGATGAGTGGAATTTTGAGTCTGTAAATCTGAATGTGGACCTCTCTCGAGTACTCAAGAAAGTGAATGGACGTTTTTTGTCTGTTGCCATAGACGCGAGTCTAGTCGCTGAAGAGAAGTTCATGTACCTTTTAAC GTCTCCAAAGCTGAGGACATTGGCAAAAGCTTTGACCCCAGCATTTCTGAGATTTGGAGGGACAAGACAAGATTTCATGACCTTCAACCCAACATTTTTACATTCAAACGAGAATCACAAAAACTCTGTGTTTGATGCAG ATGACATATGTGAAAGGCTGGAGCTGCCTCCACTACTGGAAAAGAGGCTGAAGCAGGAATGGACTCTACAGGAAGCACTTCTCGACAAGGAGGACTTGCAGAGGAAGTATAGGAGTGTAAAGTTCACAG AGTGTGCAGTGGATCTGCTCTACTCTTTTACAAACTGCTCTGGATTAGACCTCATCTTTGGGCTCAACGAGCTGCTCAGGACCTCTGGGAACTCCTGGGACAGCAGCAATGCCAGGACCCTCCTACAGTACTGTGAATCTAAACAGTACAGCATGTCCTGGGAGCTGGGCAATG AGCCCAACAGCTATGAGAAGAAGGCAGGGATCAGGGTGGATGGATATCAGCTCGGCCAAGATTTTGTTCAACTCCGCAAGATTCTGCAGGAATCCAAACTTTACCATAACACTGGACTCTATGGACCAGACATTAGCCAGCCCCGGGACCACCGGAGAGACTTACTGGAGGG TTATTATGTCAATGGAAGAGACACGTCTCTAGAAGATTTCCTAGACCCTGAGGTGCTAAACACGTTGGCCTTAAAAACACATGAAGTCATGGAG ACCATTGAGCTGACCTCCCCTGGGAAGAAGGTGTGGCTTGGAGAGACTAGTTCCGCCTATGGAGGCGGGGCTAAGGGCCTGTCTGACACATTTGTCGCTGGATTCAT GTGGCTGGATAAACTGGGCCTAGGTGCGAAGCTTGGATTGGATGTTCTCATCAGACAGGTTTTGATTGGATCTGGGACTTACCACCTGGTAGATGAGAACCTGGATCCACTTCCT GATTACTGGCTATCAGTTCTGTACAAGAGGCTTGTTGGACCAGAGGTGCTGAGTATAGAAGCCTTTTCCATTTTGGGAAAGACGAAAAGAGTACGGGTCTACCTGCACTGCACTAACAAGAAAAG CACAAGCTACAAAAGTGGAGCAGTCACATTGTTTGCTCTGAACCTGAGTAAGGGCCCTGCGAGGATCTCTGTGCCTGTTACAATCTCTAACAGTACTGCCGAGGCCTTCGTTCTACAGTCTGAACAGCCTGGCGAGGAGGGACTCTACTCCAA GTCTGTGAAACTCAACGGAGAGGTGTTGAAGATGGTGGATGACCGAACTCTTCCATCGCTCCAGGGAACTCCTCTTCCTGCAGGAGAACATCTCAGACTCCCTGGTTATTCCTTTGCCTTCTATGTCCTCAGCGAGGCCCAGGCGCTGGCCTGCCGATGA
- the LOC139543805 gene encoding putative nuclease HARBI1 isoform X3, with protein MLIQVKAPVQQQQHMMETMMRRRPSLWIPEGMRYLCRLLGPRIKHRTARSHALSVEQMVCVALRFFASGAFLYSVGDAEQLNKATICRTIRSVCLAIKALADVFISFPGHRRLCDIKEEFYRIAGFPNVIGAVDCTHIRIKAPSGAHEADFVNRKSFHSINVQMVCNADCVISNVVAKWPGSVHDSRIFRASEIYQCLSQGEFSGVLLGDRGYGCQPFLLTPFTDPQEAQQAYNHAHARTRARVEMTFGLLKARFHCLHKLRVSPVRACDITVACAVLHNVACLRKERAPRVPPAMDWDNPAIFPDDDSGRLLRDQYVLNYFS; from the exons atgctgatcca ggtgaaggccccagtgcagcagcaacagcacatgatggagacgatgatgaggaggagaccatctctctggattccagaaggcatgag gtatctatgcagactactgggtcccaggattaagcaccgcactgcacggagccatgcactgagtgtggagcaaatggtttgtgtggccttgcgcttttttgctagtggagccttcctgtactcagtgggggatgcagaacagctgaacaaggccacaatttgccgcacaataaggagtgtgtgtctggctatcaaagcattagcagatgtcttcatctccttccctggccacagaagactctgtgacatcaaagaggagttctataggattgcag gtttccccaatgtcattggtgcagtggactgcacacacataaggataaaagccccctcaggtgcccatgaggccgattttgtgaataggaaatcctttcacagcattaatgttcag atggtctgcaatgctgactgtgtgatcagcaatgttgtggcaaaatggcctggctcagtccatgactccagaatctttcgggcctctgaaatctatcagtgcctatcacaag gtgaattctctggtgtgttgctgggagacagggggtatggctgccagccttttctcctgacacctttcacagacccccaggaagcacagcaggcctacaaccatgcccatgccaggaccagggccagagttgaaatgacctttggcctcctgaaggcacgctttcactgccttcacaaattaagggtcagccctgttagggcatgtgatattactgtggcttgtgctgtcctccacaatgtggcctgcctgaggaaggagagggcccccagagtgccaccagccatggactgggacaatccggcaatcttccctgatgacgacagtggtcggctgctgagggaccaatatgtgttgaattattttagttag
- the LOC139543805 gene encoding putative nuclease HARBI1 isoform X1 → MKAQNCVFLSALTMACPFVRDVVDEEALVLRRAFRRERVFRDRLDPLAFPDDHLYERYRFSADGIRYLCRLLGPRIKHRTARSHALSVEQMVCVALRFFASGAFLYSVGDAEQLNKATICRTIRSVCLAIKALADVFISFPGHRRLCDIKEEFYRIAGFPNVIGAVDCTHIRIKAPSGAHEADFVNRKSFHSINVQMVCNADCVISNVVAKWPGSVHDSRIFRASEIYQCLSQGEFSGVLLGDRGYGCQPFLLTPFTDPQEAQQAYNHAHARTRARVEMTFGLLKARFHCLHKLRVSPVRACDITVACAVLHNVACLRKERAPRVPPAMDWDNPAIFPDDDSGRLLRDQYVLNYFS, encoded by the exons atgaaggcccaaaattgtgtgttcctttctgctctgacaatggcatgcccattcgtgcgagatgtggtggatgaagaagcacttgtgctgaggagagccttcaggcgagaaagggtcttcagggaccggttggacccactggccttccctgatgaccatctatatgaaagatacaggttttctgcagatggcatcaggtatctatgcagactactgggtcccaggattaagcaccgcactgcacggagccatgcactgagtgtggagcaaatggtttgtgtggccttgcgcttttttgctagtggagccttcctgtactcagtgggggatgcagaacagctgaacaaggccacaatttgccgcacaataaggagtgtgtgtctggctatcaaagcattagcagatgtcttcatctccttccctggccacagaagactctgtgacatcaaagaggagttctataggattgcag gtttccccaatgtcattggtgcagtggactgcacacacataaggataaaagccccctcaggtgcccatgaggccgattttgtgaataggaaatcctttcacagcattaatgttcag atggtctgcaatgctgactgtgtgatcagcaatgttgtggcaaaatggcctggctcagtccatgactccagaatctttcgggcctctgaaatctatcagtgcctatcacaag gtgaattctctggtgtgttgctgggagacagggggtatggctgccagccttttctcctgacacctttcacagacccccaggaagcacagcaggcctacaaccatgcccatgccaggaccagggccagagttgaaatgacctttggcctcctgaaggcacgctttcactgccttcacaaattaagggtcagccctgttagggcatgtgatattactgtggcttgtgctgtcctccacaatgtggcctgcctgaggaaggagagggcccccagagtgccaccagccatggactgggacaatccggcaatcttccctgatgacgacagtggtcggctgctgagggaccaatatgtgttgaattattttagttag
- the LOC139543805 gene encoding putative nuclease HARBI1 isoform X2 has protein sequence MNPIKCDRVKAPVQQQQHMMETMMRRRPSLWIPEGMRYLCRLLGPRIKHRTARSHALSVEQMVCVALRFFASGAFLYSVGDAEQLNKATICRTIRSVCLAIKALADVFISFPGHRRLCDIKEEFYRIAGFPNVIGAVDCTHIRIKAPSGAHEADFVNRKSFHSINVQMVCNADCVISNVVAKWPGSVHDSRIFRASEIYQCLSQGEFSGVLLGDRGYGCQPFLLTPFTDPQEAQQAYNHAHARTRARVEMTFGLLKARFHCLHKLRVSPVRACDITVACAVLHNVACLRKERAPRVPPAMDWDNPAIFPDDDSGRLLRDQYVLNYFS, from the exons atgaatccgattaaatgtgatagggtgaaggccccagtgcagcagcaacagcacatgatggagacgatgatgaggaggagaccatctctctggattccagaaggcatgag gtatctatgcagactactgggtcccaggattaagcaccgcactgcacggagccatgcactgagtgtggagcaaatggtttgtgtggccttgcgcttttttgctagtggagccttcctgtactcagtgggggatgcagaacagctgaacaaggccacaatttgccgcacaataaggagtgtgtgtctggctatcaaagcattagcagatgtcttcatctccttccctggccacagaagactctgtgacatcaaagaggagttctataggattgcag gtttccccaatgtcattggtgcagtggactgcacacacataaggataaaagccccctcaggtgcccatgaggccgattttgtgaataggaaatcctttcacagcattaatgttcag atggtctgcaatgctgactgtgtgatcagcaatgttgtggcaaaatggcctggctcagtccatgactccagaatctttcgggcctctgaaatctatcagtgcctatcacaag gtgaattctctggtgtgttgctgggagacagggggtatggctgccagccttttctcctgacacctttcacagacccccaggaagcacagcaggcctacaaccatgcccatgccaggaccagggccagagttgaaatgacctttggcctcctgaaggcacgctttcactgccttcacaaattaagggtcagccctgttagggcatgtgatattactgtggcttgtgctgtcctccacaatgtggcctgcctgaggaaggagagggcccccagagtgccaccagccatggactgggacaatccggcaatcttccctgatgacgacagtggtcggctgctgagggaccaatatgtgttgaattattttagttag